From a region of the bacterium genome:
- a CDS encoding ABC transporter permease, with protein sequence METRIERVLLQLIAPVVAIFFAALLAAAILHFTGADAGSVLGEVVAFGTTPASLVAVVNKATTFYLAGIAGAIGFRMLLFNIGIDGQYRLAVFFAAVVGASVSLPPVLHVTLIIVVAMAVGAGWAALAGYIKVTRGVSEVISTIMLNAVATGIIAYLLAPGRLAERAAGSNNIRTTPIPPSGWFPGFEVAGKEVFGFTLVAAALGIGFWILLNRTRFGFELRASGLSLRAAAVSGVNSKRMIFVTMVMSGAMAGLVGIPQLLGSSHQYGLDFPAGFGFTGLAIAILGRNHPLGVAFGALLWAWLERSSQILDLLGVSREIVTIMQATIVLSVVVAYEVVRRVNVRRQQKLVGRSEHVGIESGATA encoded by the coding sequence ATGGAGACCCGTATCGAACGTGTTCTGCTCCAACTGATCGCACCGGTGGTCGCTATCTTCTTCGCGGCCCTGCTGGCCGCCGCCATCCTCCATTTCACGGGCGCAGACGCAGGAAGCGTTCTCGGCGAAGTCGTGGCCTTCGGCACCACCCCTGCCAGCCTGGTGGCCGTGGTCAACAAGGCCACCACGTTCTACCTGGCGGGAATCGCCGGTGCGATCGGGTTTCGAATGCTGCTCTTCAACATCGGCATCGACGGGCAGTACCGGCTTGCGGTGTTCTTCGCCGCGGTGGTCGGCGCGTCGGTATCCCTCCCGCCGGTACTCCACGTCACGCTCATCATCGTGGTCGCCATGGCGGTCGGGGCCGGATGGGCGGCCCTCGCCGGCTACATCAAGGTGACGCGCGGGGTCTCGGAGGTCATCAGCACCATCATGCTCAATGCCGTGGCCACCGGGATCATCGCCTACCTCCTCGCTCCGGGGAGGTTGGCCGAGCGGGCGGCCGGCAGCAACAACATCCGGACCACACCGATTCCGCCCTCCGGATGGTTCCCCGGTTTCGAGGTCGCGGGCAAGGAGGTGTTCGGCTTCACGCTCGTCGCGGCGGCTCTCGGTATCGGCTTCTGGATCCTCCTCAACCGGACCCGGTTCGGCTTCGAACTGCGCGCCAGCGGCCTCTCACTCCGGGCTGCCGCGGTCAGCGGCGTCAACTCCAAGCGCATGATCTTCGTGACGATGGTCATGTCCGGAGCGATGGCCGGTCTGGTGGGGATACCCCAACTCCTGGGGTCGTCTCACCAGTACGGCCTCGACTTTCCGGCAGGCTTCGGATTCACCGGCCTCGCCATCGCGATTCTCGGCCGTAACCATCCCTTAGGGGTTGCGTTCGGCGCCCTCCTCTGGGCATGGCTGGAACGATCCTCCCAGATTCTCGACCTGCTTGGCGTGTCGCGCGAGATCGTGACCATCATGCAGGCCACGATCGTGTTGAGCGTGGTGGTGGCCTATGAGGTCGTCCGGCGCGTCAACGTGCGCCGGCAACAGAAGCTGGTCGGTCGGAGCGAACACGTCGGCATCGAGAGCGGAGCAACGGCGTGA
- a CDS encoding ABC transporter ATP-binding protein, with protein sequence MPAPAIELRGITKRYPGVVANRDVNLRVEPGTAHAVIGENGAGKSTLMNILYGMVVPDEGEILVEGTPIPMSSPADAIAAGIGMVHQHFKLADNLTVLENVILGDEPTGRAGRIDFEAARTRIVELGDHYRIPIEPEALVADLSVGNRQRVEIIKVLYRGARVLILDEPTSVLVPQEVDELLKNLRRLTGEGLTVIFISHKLDEVLTVADEITVMRNARTVAHTRPAEITSRELAQLMVGSELPTPEPRTVEVRSEVGLRLESVSTRGSGHETSLSDIDLTVRSGEIVGIAGVEGNGQSELIETILGLTSPVAGRVLLGTEDVTEAATSIRRRLGLSYIPQDRHREALLLDATLWENRMLGHQMHPPINRGVWIDRKAARADTERIVADSDVRTPSIEVLASALSGGNQQKLIVGREMAGEPRVLIAAHPTRGVDVGAQAAIWTRLSAVRRAGVAVLLVSADLEELIGISDRILVILRGRFVGEFDPAAIGPEDLGAAMTGADAA encoded by the coding sequence ATGCCCGCCCCGGCCATCGAACTGCGAGGGATCACCAAGAGATACCCTGGGGTAGTTGCCAACCGGGACGTGAACCTTCGTGTCGAGCCCGGTACCGCTCACGCGGTGATCGGCGAGAACGGGGCGGGCAAATCGACCCTGATGAACATTCTGTACGGGATGGTTGTGCCCGATGAAGGAGAGATCCTCGTCGAAGGCACACCCATCCCGATGTCGTCGCCGGCCGATGCCATCGCGGCGGGGATCGGAATGGTGCACCAGCACTTCAAGCTGGCAGACAACCTGACCGTTCTCGAGAACGTGATCCTCGGTGACGAGCCCACCGGGCGTGCCGGCCGGATCGACTTCGAAGCGGCCCGGACCCGGATAGTGGAGTTGGGGGATCACTACCGGATCCCCATCGAGCCGGAGGCTCTGGTGGCCGACCTATCGGTCGGGAACCGGCAAAGGGTCGAGATCATCAAGGTCCTCTACCGCGGCGCGCGGGTGCTGATCCTGGATGAGCCCACGTCGGTGCTGGTTCCCCAAGAAGTGGACGAGTTACTCAAGAACCTGCGAAGGCTGACCGGCGAAGGCCTGACCGTGATCTTCATCTCCCACAAGCTCGATGAGGTGCTGACGGTGGCCGATGAGATCACGGTGATGCGGAACGCGAGGACCGTGGCCCATACCCGACCCGCGGAAATCACGTCCAGGGAGCTGGCACAGCTCATGGTCGGCAGCGAGCTTCCGACGCCCGAGCCGAGAACCGTCGAGGTGCGGTCCGAGGTCGGGCTCAGGCTCGAGTCGGTGTCCACCCGCGGTAGCGGTCACGAGACCAGCCTGTCGGACATCGACCTCACCGTCCGGTCCGGCGAGATCGTCGGCATCGCCGGTGTGGAAGGAAACGGCCAGTCCGAGCTCATCGAGACCATTCTCGGGCTGACCAGTCCCGTGGCGGGCCGCGTGCTGTTAGGCACTGAGGACGTGACGGAGGCGGCCACCAGCATCCGGCGCCGGCTGGGGCTCTCCTACATTCCGCAGGATCGCCACCGCGAGGCCCTGTTGCTCGATGCAACCCTATGGGAGAACCGCATGCTCGGCCATCAGATGCATCCGCCGATAAACCGGGGGGTGTGGATCGATCGCAAGGCGGCCCGGGCGGACACGGAGCGGATCGTCGCCGACTCGGACGTGCGCACTCCCAGCATCGAGGTGCTGGCCTCGGCGCTGTCCGGCGGAAACCAGCAGAAGCTGATAGTCGGCCGCGAAATGGCCGGCGAGCCTCGTGTCCTCATCGCGGCGCATCCGACCCGCGGAGTGGACGTGGGCGCCCAGGCTGCGATCTGGACGCGGTTGTCGGCGGTGAGGCGGGCGGGAGTAGCCGTCCTTCTCGTCTCCGCGGATCTGGAGGAGCTGATCGGGATCTCGGATCGGATCCTCGTGATCCTGCGGGGCCGGTTCGTGGGCGAGTTCGATCCCGCGGCCATCGGTCCGGAGGACCTGGGTGCGGCCATGACGGGAGCCGATGCCGCGTGA
- a CDS encoding ABC transporter permease yields the protein MNTVSEPRTSRTVWRRWWMRVLLALLLLSAVADIANTPDLLSRGAVSASLRFAVPIVLAGLGGLWAERCGVINIGLEGMMIIGTWMGAWAGFQWSPWVGVLAAIAGGAVFGAFHALMTVSFGVDQAVSGIAINVAALGLGRFLSSIFFEGQVGGGISQSPHVGQIGNVSVPGLAEVLDPIASLETPVISDIAEIVIGVTTGVSLLTILAAALVFLSWWVLFRTSFGLRLRACGENPAAADSLGVNPNRMRYAALTVSGALAGLGGAFLVTVASSIYREGQVAGRGFIGLATVIFGNWMPGRLTIGALLFGFTDALRTRQETTMTALLIVGAVVFAFLTVRAIRARNRGATFAYAIAAVGLGWWFLGFGVVPSEFVGFAPHLTTLLVLSLAHQRIRPPQGIGVPYRRSEAN from the coding sequence GTGAACACCGTCAGCGAGCCAAGGACTTCGCGCACGGTCTGGCGGCGATGGTGGATGCGGGTGCTGCTGGCCCTCCTGCTGCTGTCGGCGGTAGCAGACATCGCGAACACCCCGGACCTCCTGTCCCGCGGCGCCGTGAGCGCCTCACTCCGGTTCGCGGTTCCGATCGTGCTGGCCGGGCTCGGCGGGTTGTGGGCGGAGCGCTGCGGCGTCATCAACATCGGGCTCGAGGGCATGATGATCATCGGTACCTGGATGGGCGCCTGGGCCGGGTTCCAATGGAGTCCATGGGTGGGAGTGCTGGCTGCGATCGCGGGCGGAGCGGTGTTCGGTGCGTTCCACGCCCTGATGACGGTCTCGTTCGGCGTGGATCAGGCCGTCTCGGGCATCGCCATCAACGTCGCCGCCCTCGGACTGGGCCGGTTCCTCTCGTCGATCTTCTTCGAAGGCCAGGTGGGAGGAGGGATCAGCCAGTCTCCGCACGTCGGTCAGATCGGAAACGTGTCGGTCCCCGGTCTCGCCGAAGTGCTGGATCCGATCGCGAGCCTGGAGACCCCGGTGATCTCGGACATCGCCGAGATAGTGATCGGCGTGACCACCGGTGTATCGCTCCTGACCATCCTGGCGGCTGCCCTGGTGTTCCTGTCGTGGTGGGTCCTCTTCCGGACAAGCTTCGGGCTCCGGCTGCGGGCCTGTGGCGAGAACCCGGCGGCAGCGGATTCTCTCGGAGTGAACCCGAACCGGATGCGCTACGCGGCACTCACGGTGTCGGGTGCCTTGGCAGGCCTCGGCGGGGCCTTCCTGGTAACGGTGGCCTCCTCGATCTACCGCGAAGGGCAGGTGGCGGGACGCGGGTTCATCGGTCTGGCCACGGTCATCTTCGGGAACTGGATGCCGGGTCGCCTCACCATCGGAGCACTTCTATTCGGGTTCACCGACGCGCTCCGGACCCGCCAGGAGACCACGATGACGGCACTGCTGATAGTCGGGGCGGTCGTGTTCGCCTTCCTGACGGTCCGCGCCATTCGCGCCCGCAATCGAGGCGCAACCTTCGCATATGCGATCGCCGCGGTGGGTCTGGGTTGGTGGTTCCTCGGTTTCGGGGTCGTTCCGTCGGAGTTCGTCGGCTTCGCTCCCCACCTGACCACGCTGCTCGTTCTGTCCCTGGCGCACCAGAGGATCCGCCCGCCGCAGGGAATCGGCGTTCCCTACCGGCGCAGCGAGGCCAATTAG